A section of the Anabaena cylindrica PCC 7122 genome encodes:
- a CDS encoding Uma2 family endonuclease codes for MLLQSIAAEQRTVLYNVSWDTFEALLRDTGEDRGSRFAYDCGTLEIMTPLFEHESPKIQFDRLIFSLAEELDIEIRSAGSTTLKRKLFAKGIEPDSCYYIQNEAAIRGRETLNLETDPPPDLAVEIDITSSSVNKFNIYAALGVAELWRYDGEVLKFYQLMENQYIEIKFSMAFSLVSVGDINRFIQQSKTMGEIALLKSFRAWVRGK; via the coding sequence ATGCTTCTCCAATCAATTGCTGCTGAACAAAGAACGGTTTTATATAACGTTAGTTGGGATACCTTTGAAGCCTTATTGAGAGATACAGGGGAGGATAGAGGTTCTCGCTTTGCTTATGACTGCGGTACTTTAGAAATTATGACTCCACTTTTTGAACACGAAAGCCCGAAAATTCAATTTGATAGATTAATATTTTCCTTAGCTGAAGAATTAGATATAGAAATCAGAAGTGCTGGTTCTACAACATTAAAACGTAAACTCTTTGCAAAGGGAATAGAACCAGATAGTTGCTATTATATCCAAAATGAAGCAGCTATTAGAGGTAGGGAAACTTTAAATTTAGAAACAGATCCTCCTCCAGATTTAGCGGTTGAAATTGATATTACTAGCAGTTCTGTGAATAAGTTTAATATTTATGCGGCTTTAGGTGTGGCTGAATTGTGGAGATATGATGGTGAAGTTTTAAAGTTTTATCAATTGATGGAAAATCAATATATTGAGATTAAGTTTAGTATGGCTTTTTCTCTAGTTTCTGTTGGGGATATAAATAGATTTATTCAGCAAAGTAAAACTATGGGTGAAATTGCTTTGTTAAAATCTTTCCGCGCTTGGGTACGGGGGAAATAG
- a CDS encoding type II toxin-antitoxin system YhaV family toxin → MSKFVSNNWEIYFHPQLFGTQYQALSNRVVNLREQLPEAEFKTHATVKLFAAITIAIETKIPSDPFASHFVLTGALKRYSRVKKMGLPERYRLFFRVFDTPQLKAIVILWLGFPRKEGAKDDCYDVFTKMVARGKFPDSLDELLADCEVNLDKVE, encoded by the coding sequence ATGAGTAAATTTGTTAGTAATAACTGGGAAATTTATTTTCATCCTCAACTATTTGGTACTCAATATCAAGCATTATCAAACCGCGTTGTTAATTTGCGCGAACAATTACCAGAAGCTGAGTTTAAAACTCATGCAACAGTGAAACTTTTTGCAGCAATTACAATAGCAATTGAAACTAAAATTCCCTCTGATCCTTTTGCTAGTCATTTTGTATTAACGGGTGCATTAAAACGCTATAGTCGAGTCAAAAAAATGGGTTTACCAGAACGGTATCGACTATTTTTTCGGGTGTTTGATACCCCACAATTAAAAGCAATTGTGATTTTGTGGTTGGGATTTCCGCGTAAAGAAGGCGCTAAGGATGATTGTTATGATGTATTTACTAAAATGGTAGCGCGAGGGAAGTTTCCAGATAGTTTGGATGAGTTGTTAGCAGATTGTGAAGTGAATTTGGACAAAGTGGAGTAG
- a CDS encoding ABC-F family ATP-binding cassette domain-containing protein, giving the protein MSIITLQSVKKDFGIKEVLKDASFSLDITDKVGLIGTNGSGKSTLLKMIAGLESVDSGQILVNSGSKIIYLPQQPNVDENRTVLEQVFADSGEQMALVKEYEELSDKLAHHSEDSQLMSRFSVVMQRMDSTGAWELETNAKIILTKLGIADFDVKVGTLSGGYRKRIALATALLAEPDVLLMDEPTNHLDALSVEWLQTYLSRYRGALFLITHDRYFLDRVTNRIIEIDRGDIYTYTGNYSYYLEKKALAEESAVSSQRKHQGVLRRELEWLKRGPKARSTKQKARIDRAHALRDTEFKQVQGKVDISTVSRRIGKKVIALNNISKAYDDRILINNFTYEFSPEDRIGIIGANGAGKSTLMNIITGQIQPDSGTVEIGSTIHIGYFDQHSEELLTELNENQRVIDYIKEEGEFIQIADGTKITASQMLERFLFPGSQQYAPINKLSGGEKRRLFLLRLLISAPNVLILDEPTNDLDVQTLAVLEEYLEDFSGCVIVVSHDRYFLDRTIDTVFALEPGGNFKQYPGNYSVYLDYKKAEEAAQQEIVNTTEKPKNSTEEKPTFSEPEIETKKRRRLSNWETKEFAQLEGKIAKLEDEKTAAEKALVTVSPGNYTQVQKLYEQVETLKKAIDVATERWLELAEMDS; this is encoded by the coding sequence ATGAGTATTATCACTTTACAATCAGTTAAAAAAGATTTTGGTATCAAAGAAGTTTTAAAAGATGCGAGTTTCAGCCTTGATATCACAGATAAAGTTGGTCTAATTGGTACTAATGGTTCTGGTAAATCAACATTACTGAAGATGATTGCAGGACTAGAATCAGTGGATAGCGGTCAAATTTTGGTGAACTCTGGTTCTAAAATTATCTACTTACCCCAACAACCAAATGTAGATGAAAATCGCACTGTTTTAGAGCAAGTCTTTGCTGACAGTGGGGAACAAATGGCTTTAGTAAAGGAGTACGAAGAACTTTCTGATAAATTAGCTCATCATTCAGAAGATAGCCAGCTAATGTCTCGCTTCTCTGTGGTAATGCAGAGAATGGACTCAACTGGTGCATGGGAACTAGAAACTAATGCCAAAATCATTCTCACTAAATTAGGAATTGCTGATTTTGATGTTAAAGTTGGCACTTTATCTGGAGGTTATCGCAAGCGGATTGCACTAGCAACGGCGTTATTAGCAGAACCAGATGTATTGCTCATGGATGAGCCAACAAACCATCTTGATGCACTATCTGTAGAATGGTTACAAACTTATTTAAGTCGCTATCGTGGCGCACTTTTCCTAATTACCCACGACCGCTATTTTCTAGATAGAGTTACGAATAGAATCATCGAAATTGATAGAGGTGATATTTACACTTATACAGGTAACTATTCCTATTATCTTGAAAAGAAAGCTCTAGCTGAGGAATCTGCCGTTAGTAGTCAAAGGAAACATCAAGGTGTATTACGGCGCGAGTTAGAATGGCTCAAACGAGGCCCCAAAGCGAGAAGTACAAAACAAAAAGCCAGAATTGATCGCGCTCATGCACTGCGTGATACTGAGTTTAAACAAGTTCAAGGCAAAGTTGATATTTCTACAGTGAGTCGTCGGATTGGCAAAAAAGTTATTGCACTCAATAACATTAGCAAAGCTTACGATGATCGGATTTTAATTAATAATTTCACCTACGAATTTAGTCCTGAAGACCGCATTGGCATTATTGGTGCTAATGGTGCGGGTAAATCTACTTTAATGAATATCATTACCGGACAAATTCAGCCAGACTCCGGGACTGTAGAAATTGGTAGTACAATTCACATTGGTTATTTTGACCAACATTCTGAAGAATTACTTACGGAATTAAATGAAAATCAACGGGTAATTGATTACATCAAAGAAGAAGGAGAATTTATTCAAATAGCTGACGGTACTAAAATTACTGCTTCCCAAATGTTAGAGAGGTTTTTGTTTCCTGGAAGTCAGCAATATGCGCCAATTAATAAACTTTCTGGTGGTGAAAAACGGCGGTTATTTCTATTACGCTTGCTGATTAGTGCGCCTAATGTTTTGATTTTAGATGAACCAACTAATGATTTAGATGTGCAAACATTAGCGGTATTAGAAGAATATTTAGAAGATTTTTCTGGATGTGTAATTGTAGTTTCCCATGACCGCTACTTTTTAGACCGCACCATAGATACTGTATTTGCACTCGAACCCGGTGGTAATTTTAAGCAATATCCTGGTAACTACTCAGTTTATTTAGATTACAAAAAAGCTGAGGAAGCAGCACAACAAGAAATAGTTAATACTACAGAAAAACCAAAAAATAGCACTGAAGAAAAACCTACATTTTCAGAACCAGAGATAGAAACTAAAAAGCGACGCAGATTATCTAACTGGGAAACAAAAGAATTTGCACAGTTAGAAGGTAAAATTGCCAAATTAGAAGATGAAAAAACAGCCGCAGAGAAAGCATTAGTAACTGTTTCTCCTGGCAATTATACCCAAGTCCAAAAGCTTTATGAACAGGTAGAAACACTCAAAAAAGCGATTGATGTAGCGACAGAACGCTGGTTAGAATTAGCGGAAATGGATTCTTAA
- the devC gene encoding ABC transporter permease DevC encodes MRILQQLRRRTPLGWLQLSHDKSRLLVALSGIAFADILMFMQLGFQTALYDSNTRLHRSLHADIILTSPQTRNLQSMSTFSRRRLYQAMDIPGVQSAEAIYLNVITWKNPQTRKETAVLGIGFNPNRPVFDLPEVNQQLAAIKLPDTVLFDRGARGDYQKAIAQIDQGKTVTTEIDGRTITVGGLFKIGASFGTDGSLITSDQNLLRLVPKRPSSSVSLGLVKIKPGYDSQQVAKNLRLYLTDDVRVLTHAEFIEFENNFWRTNSPIGFIFSLGVSMGFVVGVIIVYQILSADVNAHLREYATFKAIGYRNYYLLIVIFEEALILAILGFIPGLAVSLGLYQLTRQATNLPVYMTIIRGMQVLVLTITMCAISGAIATRKLQAADPADMF; translated from the coding sequence ATGCGAATACTTCAACAGTTGCGACGACGGACACCTCTGGGGTGGTTGCAACTAAGTCATGATAAAAGTCGCTTGCTAGTAGCGTTATCAGGTATTGCCTTTGCTGACATTCTCATGTTTATGCAGCTAGGCTTTCAAACTGCACTCTATGACAGCAACACTAGGTTACATCGCAGTTTGCACGCGGATATTATTTTAACTAGTCCCCAAACCCGTAATTTGCAAAGTATGTCTACTTTTTCTCGACGGAGACTATACCAAGCAATGGATATACCAGGGGTGCAGTCAGCAGAAGCAATTTATCTCAATGTCATCACCTGGAAAAATCCTCAAACTCGTAAAGAAACAGCAGTGTTGGGAATCGGCTTTAATCCCAATAGACCAGTTTTTGATTTACCAGAAGTCAATCAACAATTAGCTGCAATTAAACTACCAGACACAGTTTTATTTGATCGGGGTGCGAGAGGAGATTATCAAAAAGCGATCGCACAAATTGACCAAGGTAAAACCGTTACGACTGAAATTGATGGACGCACGATTACTGTCGGTGGGTTATTTAAAATAGGTGCTTCTTTTGGCACTGATGGCAGCTTAATCACTAGTGATCAGAACCTATTACGGTTAGTTCCCAAACGTCCATCTAGCAGTGTCAGTCTTGGTTTGGTGAAAATTAAACCAGGCTATGACTCGCAACAAGTAGCCAAAAATTTGAGACTGTACCTTACAGATGATGTGAGAGTATTAACCCATGCAGAATTTATTGAATTTGAGAACAATTTTTGGAGAACCAATTCACCCATTGGATTTATTTTCAGTTTAGGTGTCTCAATGGGATTTGTGGTGGGGGTAATTATTGTTTATCAAATCCTTTCCGCTGATGTCAATGCCCATCTACGTGAATATGCTACCTTTAAAGCCATTGGCTATCGAAATTATTACCTGTTAATTGTGATATTTGAAGAAGCTTTGATTTTGGCTATTCTAGGCTTTATACCTGGTTTAGCGGTATCATTGGGGCTTTATCAATTAACCAGACAAGCCACTAACTTACCAGTATACATGACGATCATTCGTGGTATGCAAGTTTTAGTGCTGACCATTACCATGTGTGCAATTTCTGGTGCGATCGCAACTCGTAAACTCCAAGCCGCTGATCCTGCCGATATGTTTTGA
- a CDS encoding prohibitin family protein, which translates to MNTKQLGNWQTTTFGIVLAILVLFGLNSFVIINPGQAGVISILGKARDGALLEGIHLRPPFISVIDVYDLTVQKFEVPAESSTKDLQNLSARFAINFRLDPIQVVGVRRKQGTLANIVSKIIAPQTQEAFKIAAARRTVEEAITKRSELKEDFDNALGDRLDKYGIIVLDTSVVDLAFSPEFARAVEEKQIAEQRAQRAVYIAREAEQEAQADINRAKGRAEAQRLLAETLKAQGGQLVLQKEAIEAWRNGGSQMPNVLVMGEGSQGSIPFIFNLGKMSNQS; encoded by the coding sequence TTGAATACTAAACAACTAGGGAATTGGCAAACTACCACATTCGGAATTGTATTGGCAATATTAGTACTTTTTGGACTCAATTCTTTTGTGATTATTAATCCTGGACAAGCAGGAGTAATCAGTATTTTAGGTAAAGCGAGAGATGGTGCTTTGCTGGAGGGTATTCACTTAAGACCACCATTTATCTCAGTGATAGATGTGTATGATTTAACGGTACAAAAATTTGAAGTTCCCGCAGAGAGTTCTACTAAGGATCTGCAAAATTTATCTGCCAGATTTGCTATTAACTTTCGTCTTGATCCTATCCAAGTAGTTGGAGTCAGAAGGAAACAAGGTACTTTAGCAAATATCGTCTCAAAAATAATTGCTCCCCAAACACAGGAAGCATTTAAAATTGCAGCAGCGAGAAGAACAGTAGAAGAAGCAATCACCAAAAGAAGCGAATTAAAAGAAGATTTTGATAATGCTTTAGGCGATCGCTTAGATAAATATGGGATAATCGTATTAGATACCAGTGTTGTTGACTTGGCCTTCTCACCAGAATTTGCCAGAGCAGTTGAAGAAAAACAAATAGCGGAACAGCGAGCGCAAAGAGCCGTCTACATAGCACGAGAAGCTGAACAAGAAGCCCAAGCAGACATTAATCGCGCTAAAGGTAGAGCCGAAGCTCAACGACTCTTGGCAGAAACCCTCAAAGCTCAGGGAGGACAATTGGTTCTGCAAAAAGAAGCCATTGAAGCTTGGAGAAATGGCGGTTCACAAATGCCAAATGTACTTGTGATGGGAGAAGGTTCCCAAGGTAGTATCCCATTTATTTTCAACTTAGGTAAGATGTCAAATCAATCTTGA
- a CDS encoding squalene/phytoene synthase family protein, whose amino-acid sequence MDLRGDALQILRETSRTFYIPISTLPSGLQEAVASAYLCMRAIDEIEDHPELDNVTKSHLLRSISRTLQAGVDGFAVDAFSLGFRGYEDSLAEVSLRVREWSILAPESIAPRIWDATAAMADRMADWAEINWKIATESDLDRYTFGVAGAVGLLLSDLWSWYDGTETNRTQAIGFGRGLQAVNILRNNTEDLTRGVDFFPEGWNNDNLQQYARRNLALADAYTSSLPAGPALQFCQIPLALAHGTLDALASGKEKLSRSDVYALIENLMDVNVKAS is encoded by the coding sequence ATGGATTTACGTGGAGATGCATTGCAAATCCTCAGAGAAACTAGCCGAACTTTTTATATTCCAATAAGTACTTTACCGTCAGGGTTGCAAGAAGCTGTTGCATCAGCCTACTTGTGTATGCGCGCTATTGATGAAATTGAAGATCATCCAGAATTGGATAATGTAACCAAGTCACATTTGTTGCGAAGTATTAGCCGCACTTTACAAGCTGGGGTTGATGGTTTTGCCGTAGATGCGTTTTCTCTAGGATTTCGTGGATATGAAGATTCTTTAGCAGAAGTCAGTCTGCGAGTCAGAGAATGGTCAATTTTAGCACCAGAAAGTATTGCGCCTCGAATTTGGGATGCAACAGCAGCAATGGCAGATAGGATGGCTGATTGGGCAGAAATAAATTGGAAAATTGCAACAGAATCTGATTTAGATCGTTATACATTTGGGGTAGCAGGTGCTGTAGGCTTGTTACTATCAGATTTATGGTCTTGGTACGATGGCACGGAAACTAATCGGACTCAAGCGATTGGGTTTGGACGGGGTTTACAAGCGGTGAATATTTTACGTAATAATACTGAAGATTTAACCCGTGGGGTAGACTTTTTCCCAGAAGGTTGGAATAACGACAATCTCCAACAATATGCACGTCGTAATTTGGCTTTGGCAGATGCTTATACTAGTTCTCTTCCTGCGGGGCCGGCTTTACAGTTCTGCCAAATTCCTCTGGCTTTAGCTCATGGTACTCTTGATGCTTTGGCTAGTGGCAAGGAAAAACTCAGCCGTAGTGATGTTTATGCTTTGATTGAAAACCTTATGGATGTCAATGTCAAAGCTAGTTAA
- the modA gene encoding molybdate ABC transporter substrate-binding protein: protein MKRRWLMISIVTALTTVLIAIGLPSLTSVPVIAQSKINLLVSAAASLQDVLKEIQPLYQQSQPNINMNYNFGSSGALQQQIEQGAPTDIFISAAKRQVDALEQKNLLIPGTRTIIAKNKLVLVVPANSSGVTSFYNLKDAKVKKIAIGEPRSVPAGQYAQQVLEKLKLWPQIKSKLVYANNVRQVLASVETGNADAGLIYTTDAKISKNVKVVVAADEKYHSAIIYPLAVLKRSKNVDAAKTFSRFLSSDQAKAIFKKYGFILP, encoded by the coding sequence ATGAAAAGAAGATGGTTGATGATATCAATTGTGACAGCATTGACTACAGTACTAATAGCAATTGGCTTACCAAGCCTAACTTCAGTCCCTGTCATAGCACAATCCAAAATAAACTTGCTGGTATCTGCTGCGGCAAGTCTGCAAGATGTACTAAAAGAAATTCAGCCTCTCTACCAACAAAGTCAGCCAAACATCAATATGAATTATAACTTTGGTAGTTCTGGTGCTTTGCAACAACAAATCGAGCAAGGGGCCCCTACGGATATATTTATCTCTGCTGCAAAAAGACAAGTAGATGCTTTAGAACAAAAAAATCTTTTAATTCCTGGTACTCGTACCATCATCGCTAAAAACAAGCTTGTGTTAGTTGTACCAGCTAATTCTTCTGGTGTAACCAGCTTTTACAATCTTAAAGATGCAAAAGTTAAAAAAATCGCTATTGGTGAACCTAGAAGCGTACCTGCTGGACAATATGCACAACAAGTTTTGGAAAAATTGAAACTCTGGCCACAGATCAAGTCAAAACTGGTTTATGCTAATAACGTGCGCCAAGTTCTAGCATCTGTAGAAACTGGGAATGCTGATGCAGGTTTGATTTATACTACTGATGCAAAAATTTCCAAAAACGTAAAAGTTGTAGTTGCTGCTGACGAAAAATATCACTCTGCAATTATTTATCCTTTAGCAGTTCTTAAACGTAGTAAAAACGTTGATGCAGCTAAGACTTTTTCCCGATTTTTATCTAGTGATCAAGCTAAAGCTATATTCAAAAAATATGGGTTTATTCTACCTTAG
- a CDS encoding ABC exporter membrane fusion protein → MQNPKLQGSLSSHSLIWLPITISIIASFTVVGVGTFTVMRLRDKAEDAVMPVIIIPELKTVTALGRIEPQGKVIKLSSGGSGEGSRIEKLLVQEGEKVQEGQIIAILDNRDRLQAALQEAEEEVKVAKANLSRIQAGAKRGEIATQQATITRLIAENQGNMDTQTAAIASLQAELVNAKSENQRYQELYVEGAISASQLDSKRLTLETAQKSLQAAQAELKSIQLTGQQRIKEAIATLDQIVEVRPVDVVAAKAEIGRTQAAVKKAEVDLQQAYVRSPQNGQVFEIHTRPGELISNNGIADIGQTSQMYAVAEVYESDIKKLHPGQQVRVSGDVLPMELQGTVERIGLQVQRQNAINTDPSTNIDNRVIKVHIRLDPASSQKAANLTNMQVKVVIEL, encoded by the coding sequence GTGCAGAACCCCAAGCTACAAGGTTCATTATCTTCTCACTCTCTGATTTGGCTACCAATTACGATATCTATAATTGCCTCATTTACTGTTGTAGGTGTTGGTACATTTACTGTGATGCGGTTGAGAGATAAAGCCGAGGATGCAGTAATGCCAGTGATCATCATACCCGAACTGAAAACAGTTACAGCTTTGGGAAGGATTGAACCACAAGGAAAAGTGATTAAACTCTCATCTGGTGGATCTGGTGAAGGTAGCCGGATAGAAAAGTTATTGGTGCAGGAAGGAGAGAAGGTACAAGAAGGACAGATAATTGCTATTTTAGACAATCGCGATCGCTTGCAAGCTGCATTACAGGAAGCAGAGGAAGAAGTCAAAGTAGCCAAAGCTAATTTATCCCGCATTCAAGCTGGTGCAAAACGTGGAGAAATTGCCACCCAACAAGCAACTATTACCCGTTTGATAGCAGAAAACCAAGGGAATATGGATACCCAAACTGCTGCTATTGCCAGCTTGCAAGCTGAGTTAGTCAATGCAAAATCAGAAAACCAACGTTATCAGGAACTATATGTAGAAGGTGCAATTTCAGCCTCTCAACTCGATAGTAAACGCCTAACTCTAGAAACTGCCCAAAAAAGCCTGCAAGCAGCACAGGCAGAGTTAAAGAGTATCCAGTTAACAGGCCAACAACGAATCAAAGAAGCGATCGCTACATTAGATCAAATTGTGGAAGTGCGTCCAGTTGATGTAGTCGCAGCCAAAGCCGAAATTGGTCGTACTCAAGCAGCTGTGAAAAAAGCAGAAGTTGATCTTCAACAAGCTTACGTGCGATCGCCCCAAAATGGACAGGTATTTGAAATTCACACCCGTCCTGGAGAATTAATATCAAATAATGGCATTGCCGATATTGGCCAAACTAGTCAAATGTACGCAGTTGCCGAAGTTTACGAAAGCGATATTAAAAAACTGCATCCAGGGCAACAGGTACGGGTATCTGGTGATGTTCTACCGATGGAATTACAGGGAACGGTGGAACGGATAGGTTTACAGGTACAGCGGCAGAATGCAATTAATACTGACCCTTCTACCAATATTGACAACAGGGTGATAAAAGTCCATATCCGACTAGATCCAGCTTCGAGTCAGAAAGCTGCCAATTTAACCAATATGCAAGTCAAGGTAGTGATCGAACTTTAA
- a CDS encoding phosphate-starvation-inducible PsiE family protein, producing MPKRILVEVNSWFQRDRIVRNLEVFQDIIVISLCVSLFCVMLIRLGDMFFSFLHPLDLRQVTSDILFILILVELFRLLVDYIQEHSISVGAAVEITIVSALREIILRGVLEIPRDQIFGISVFLLVLAGIFITIPWISKSFGNIKVSED from the coding sequence ATGCCAAAACGCATTCTTGTAGAAGTCAATAGTTGGTTTCAGCGAGATAGAATTGTCCGCAATTTAGAAGTTTTCCAAGATATTATTGTTATCTCTCTATGCGTCAGCCTATTCTGTGTGATGTTAATCAGATTAGGAGATATGTTTTTCTCATTTTTGCATCCACTTGATTTACGGCAAGTAACATCTGATATTTTGTTTATCTTGATACTTGTTGAATTATTTAGACTGTTAGTTGATTACATTCAAGAACATAGCATCTCTGTCGGTGCAGCAGTAGAAATTACTATTGTTTCTGCTTTACGAGAAATTATTCTACGCGGTGTGCTAGAAATTCCGCGTGATCAAATTTTTGGAATTTCTGTATTTCTATTAGTATTAGCAGGAATTTTCATCACTATTCCTTGGATATCTAAATCATTTGGAAATATCAAAGTTAGCGAAGATTAA
- a CDS encoding TetR/AcrR family transcriptional regulator, whose translation MVRPKIGEIERGHSDKVEKILQGAMREFLKQGYAGTSMDRVAEAAGVSKATVYSHFQDKVGLFSALIERLARKQFQSIFGQHPLVGEPFVVLRSLAKTALEQMMTDPEYLAFERVLIGESVRFPELAQVFIRSIAKPAIETISQYLGSHPELKIPDPEATARILIGSIAHFAITQKVLYGEDIIPMESDRLIDALTHLIVTSAEATNNNGKVSS comes from the coding sequence ATGGTACGCCCAAAAATTGGGGAGATAGAGCGAGGGCATTCAGATAAAGTAGAAAAGATTCTGCAAGGAGCAATGAGGGAGTTCTTAAAACAAGGTTACGCAGGAACTAGCATGGATCGGGTTGCTGAAGCAGCGGGAGTATCTAAAGCGACGGTATACAGCCACTTCCAAGATAAAGTTGGACTTTTCAGCGCCTTGATAGAACGACTAGCCAGAAAACAGTTTCAGTCAATTTTTGGTCAACATCCCCTGGTGGGAGAACCATTCGTAGTTTTACGGAGTTTGGCAAAAACTGCTTTAGAGCAAATGATGACAGATCCAGAATATCTGGCGTTTGAGCGAGTGCTGATTGGTGAATCTGTCCGGTTTCCAGAACTAGCGCAAGTTTTTATCCGTTCTATTGCCAAACCAGCAATTGAGACTATTAGTCAATACTTAGGATCACATCCAGAATTAAAAATACCCGATCCTGAAGCAACAGCGAGAATCTTAATTGGTTCAATAGCACATTTTGCCATCACTCAAAAAGTTTTATATGGTGAGGATATTATCCCCATGGAGAGCGATCGCTTGATTGACGCTTTAACCCATTTAATTGTAACTAGTGCAGAGGCGACAAATAATAATGGTAAAGTTTCATCATAG
- a CDS encoding DUF1824 family protein translates to MPTPQDPNLTISEAKKILNKFNCLDIAPVLKPSEKVLTRQALIFMASLSDYQILGICADTAEEGILAMKTYSHAFHYEAPSNLQTPDGPVYIKLNGKNGLCYLDSYYGHHRGVLVSCQSYQETGINEMYGHLPLDLFV, encoded by the coding sequence ATGCCTACTCCCCAAGATCCCAACCTGACAATCTCAGAAGCCAAAAAAATACTCAACAAATTCAACTGTCTAGATATTGCCCCGGTTCTTAAACCATCAGAAAAAGTTTTAACCCGTCAGGCATTAATTTTCATGGCCAGCCTTTCAGATTACCAAATTTTAGGAATTTGTGCTGATACAGCCGAAGAAGGTATTCTGGCAATGAAAACCTATTCTCATGCTTTTCATTATGAAGCACCAAGTAATTTGCAAACACCTGATGGGCCAGTTTATATCAAATTAAATGGTAAAAATGGACTGTGTTATCTTGATTCTTATTATGGACATCATCGGGGAGTATTAGTTTCTTGTCAATCTTATCAAGAAACAGGAATCAACGAGATGTATGGACACTTACCCCTAGATTTATTTGTATAG